A genomic region of Runella rosea contains the following coding sequences:
- a CDS encoding T9SS type A sorting domain-containing protein, translating to MRYRFFLLSFLWLVGGALCAQNQLTAVKHVANASSNPRKFVRLENKIFFIANTNQHGDEWWVTDGTETGTQLLKDVVLGAGSGLYYANDLTVNPTVVADGKFYFTSLQADGQCAVWQSDGTPNGTVRLAQWGVAITELMPLNGQLYIADKAQKIWVVNPSTSGSTQLAELGFGESGAAFFPHNGKMYFNNRRRSAVFQTDGTTTGTIRVGDFGSFSSEPKMFIWRDYLYYYCNAFNDGHIVRIKNNNPATAEVVYAWGFANPNPTLSLSGVIEMRVKEDKIQIVEHINFYSPSVRLLESTDGYNFRTVDKTALPALASNFLWIDAKFYGISKKGTLVIRDFEKAGTTEVADAWKVIPDVVTTLKKVGNFLLVGGSTAVDIPKWYNLKDGRLAEVSVAPSNYELLADAMVHSGRLAANGDTELYKTDLTTLKSNIVKNIKTVGNDDFEIIRVGKKVFFLTRDEATATASTSLWITDGTIGGTTKVIDIPSLSVSKVLSTYQDGTFLYLQTQVGSNESAIWVSDGTSEGTRELKRFAGPQTEPMKVVIREKRRMFLHPHVSFIYDSDSKNVIDFKVGSNDNWGIDFRQLSNKVLIKVSSTLYSVDFEGKLTVLEAGGVISQQTWAATSNKVFYNRFIRFDFSIGEPTIALMVTDGTLEGTKEVSRSLFGGFSVQALKTDVIVTYTSAATPTRIFDAAIVNENALTLRKVMAGGARQIVEIFMVDDMAAFQLDNGRFFALNTRTAFITELPTLAYSDKAIVHEGELYIIGQNCRRINLKTLETRLLLPQDDRYTRAFSFFQDGRDLYLSWDGRIPQTWLIRPTEVRKLGEFVLNQRPLTFNGRKAFMASKTGYPPIMLYTADSLATQLAYVRDVENNGEEGWTVFNNYLIVGSYDTQAGVEPWTTDGTPENSRVLDDLQPAAESSFPSRYLVNDSKRLICIADAGAMGKQLWALRSPILAVAPPLVNYHTYLYPNPASTHFTVISEVPFEPTSRLLIYNSIGQMIGEHRLPNNATQVEIGLKNIVTGMYFVTIDAGLGQRVTHKLVVIR from the coding sequence ATGAGATACCGCTTTTTTTTGCTCTCTTTTTTATGGTTGGTTGGGGGAGCGTTATGCGCTCAAAATCAATTGACTGCGGTAAAGCATGTGGCCAATGCCTCTTCCAATCCGCGCAAATTCGTGCGGCTCGAAAATAAGATATTTTTTATTGCCAATACAAATCAGCATGGAGATGAATGGTGGGTGACCGACGGAACCGAAACGGGTACTCAGCTCTTAAAAGACGTGGTGCTGGGCGCGGGTTCGGGGCTTTACTATGCCAACGACCTTACCGTAAATCCAACGGTGGTGGCGGATGGGAAATTTTATTTTACTTCTTTACAAGCTGATGGACAATGTGCCGTGTGGCAAAGTGACGGAACGCCCAACGGCACTGTTCGCCTGGCGCAGTGGGGTGTGGCCATCACAGAATTGATGCCGCTTAATGGTCAACTTTATATTGCGGATAAGGCCCAAAAGATATGGGTGGTTAATCCCTCCACCTCAGGCAGTACCCAACTCGCCGAGCTTGGGTTTGGGGAAAGTGGGGCAGCTTTTTTTCCTCATAACGGCAAAATGTACTTCAATAACAGAAGACGCTCGGCGGTGTTCCAAACGGATGGTACGACCACAGGGACGATACGGGTGGGGGATTTTGGTAGTTTTTCCTCAGAACCGAAAATGTTTATCTGGCGTGATTATTTGTATTATTACTGTAATGCGTTCAATGATGGGCATATAGTTCGGATTAAAAATAACAACCCTGCTACTGCCGAAGTGGTCTACGCCTGGGGATTTGCCAATCCTAATCCGACCCTTAGCCTTAGCGGTGTGATAGAAATGCGGGTAAAGGAGGATAAGATTCAGATTGTAGAACACATCAATTTCTATAGCCCCTCGGTGCGGTTGTTAGAAAGTACCGATGGGTATAACTTTCGTACAGTTGATAAAACCGCTCTGCCAGCTTTAGCAAGCAATTTTTTGTGGATTGATGCCAAATTCTACGGTATTTCAAAGAAGGGAACGCTAGTCATTCGTGACTTTGAGAAGGCTGGAACTACTGAGGTGGCCGATGCTTGGAAAGTGATTCCTGATGTTGTTACAACGCTCAAAAAGGTCGGGAATTTTCTTCTAGTGGGTGGAAGCACCGCCGTTGATATTCCGAAATGGTATAATTTAAAGGATGGGAGATTGGCAGAGGTATCTGTTGCGCCGTCCAATTATGAACTCCTGGCAGATGCAATGGTTCATTCGGGACGTTTGGCCGCCAATGGCGATACAGAGCTGTATAAAACCGATTTGACGACGCTTAAGTCTAACATTGTCAAAAACATCAAAACCGTCGGAAATGATGATTTTGAAATAATACGGGTAGGTAAAAAAGTTTTTTTTCTGACGCGTGATGAAGCCACCGCCACTGCATCAACGTCCCTGTGGATAACCGATGGAACCATCGGTGGAACCACCAAAGTAATAGATATACCGAGTCTTTCAGTATCAAAAGTACTTTCAACGTATCAAGATGGCACGTTTTTATACCTACAAACTCAGGTTGGTTCAAATGAAAGTGCCATTTGGGTAAGTGATGGAACGTCTGAGGGTACGAGGGAATTAAAACGTTTTGCGGGGCCGCAAACTGAACCTATGAAAGTGGTTATTCGGGAAAAACGTCGAATGTTTTTGCATCCTCATGTTTCGTTTATTTATGATAGCGACAGCAAAAATGTCATTGATTTTAAGGTTGGGAGCAATGACAATTGGGGAATTGATTTCAGACAATTATCAAACAAAGTGCTGATTAAGGTGAGTTCTACGTTGTATTCTGTTGATTTTGAGGGAAAATTAACGGTGCTGGAAGCGGGAGGGGTAATATCTCAGCAAACGTGGGCGGCTACCTCAAACAAAGTATTTTACAATCGCTTTATTCGTTTTGATTTCAGCATCGGCGAACCTACCATTGCCCTAATGGTTACCGATGGGACTTTAGAAGGGACCAAAGAGGTAAGCCGTTCATTGTTCGGTGGGTTTAGTGTACAGGCGCTCAAAACGGACGTTATCGTTACCTATACATCCGCAGCCACTCCAACGCGGATATTCGATGCAGCCATTGTAAATGAAAATGCACTCACTTTGAGGAAAGTGATGGCGGGTGGTGCCCGACAGATAGTGGAGATATTCATGGTAGATGATATGGCTGCCTTTCAGTTGGATAATGGCCGTTTTTTTGCGCTTAACACACGTACGGCCTTTATCACTGAATTACCGACCTTGGCTTATTCTGATAAGGCGATTGTACACGAAGGGGAACTCTATATTATAGGGCAGAATTGTAGAAGAATAAACCTTAAAACTTTAGAAACGCGTCTATTGCTGCCACAAGATGATCGATATACTCGGGCGTTTTCATTTTTTCAGGATGGTCGAGACCTTTATTTGTCTTGGGATGGCAGAATCCCCCAGACATGGTTGATTCGCCCGACAGAGGTGCGTAAACTGGGCGAATTTGTTTTAAACCAACGGCCCTTAACATTTAACGGGCGTAAGGCATTTATGGCTTCCAAAACTGGATATCCTCCCATCATGCTTTATACCGCCGATTCGTTGGCAACCCAATTGGCCTACGTACGCGATGTTGAAAATAACGGAGAAGAAGGTTGGACCGTTTTTAATAACTATTTGATTGTAGGTAGCTATGATACGCAGGCAGGCGTAGAGCCCTGGACCACCGACGGTACTCCCGAAAACAGCCGCGTGCTTGATGACTTACAACCCGCAGCTGAAAGCTCTTTTCCTTCCCGTTATTTAGTTAACGACAGTAAGCGCCTTATATGCATCGCGGACGCAGGAGCTATGGGAAAACAACTTTGGGCCTTGCGTTCTCCCATTTTGGCGGTAGCGCCTCCGTTAGTTAATTATCACACATATCTCTATCCCAATCCTGCCTCAACCCATTTTACGGTCATTTCAGAAGTCCCGTTCGAACCTACTTCTCGGTTGTTAATATACAATTCAATCGGCCAAATGATTGGAGAGCACCGCTTGCCCAACAACGCTACCCAAGTGGAAATAGGCCTGAAAAATATTGTTACGGGTATGTATTTTGTAACGATAGACGCAGGCTTAGGCCAAAGAGTTACCCATAAGCTTGTTGTAATACGATGA
- a CDS encoding phosphonate degradation HD-domain oxygenase — MPSSITEIRQLFESQGDEQYYGEDVSQLEHAAQGAELARKGGFDKEVQAAAFLHDIGHLMPAEKEEELMEMYGRKDHEEVAADWLRDQGFPEKVCILVANHVNAKRYLTYKNPKYFAGLSDASRKTLEFQGGPMQADEAKAFEQNPYFELIIQMRRWDEAAKVTGLPKPDLEKYLKLCEEVLG, encoded by the coding sequence ATGCCTTCATCTATCACCGAAATTCGTCAATTATTTGAATCACAAGGCGATGAACAATACTACGGCGAAGACGTAAGCCAACTCGAACACGCCGCCCAAGGAGCGGAGCTAGCCCGCAAAGGCGGCTTTGACAAAGAAGTACAGGCCGCGGCTTTTTTGCACGACATCGGCCATTTGATGCCCGCCGAAAAGGAAGAAGAACTCATGGAGATGTACGGTCGCAAAGACCATGAAGAAGTGGCCGCCGATTGGCTGCGCGATCAGGGCTTTCCCGAAAAAGTATGCATTCTTGTCGCCAATCACGTCAACGCCAAGCGGTATTTGACCTACAAAAACCCCAAATACTTCGCAGGATTATCCGACGCCAGCCGCAAAACACTGGAATTTCAGGGTGGGCCTATGCAGGCAGACGAAGCCAAAGCCTTTGAGCAAAACCCTTATTTTGAGCTCATTATCCAGATGCGCCGCTGGGACGAAGCCGCCAAAGTGACTGGACTACCTAAGCCTGATTTGGAAAAATACTTAAAATTGTGCGAAGAAGTGTTGGGGTAA